The proteins below are encoded in one region of Candidatus Zixiibacteriota bacterium:
- a CDS encoding M48 family metalloprotease translates to MWELIRANRRKSIALFIVMGLMLMVLGYLIGEAYWPRGGGVGGLAVALLVWGIWSLVGYFAGDSILLKSSGAKQVTPDVHPQLFNVVEEMKIASGLSHMPKVYIIDSPAPNAFAIGRTPEKCSIAVTAGLLAILNRDELQGVVAHETAHIHNRDIQFMTYAGIMLGTVVLISHMFLRSLWFSGGRSSRYRSRSGNRNSGQGQAIVMVVAIVFAILAPIMARLLYLAISRRREYLADASGARFTRYPEGLASALEKISGSKEDLKTANKVTAPMYIVNPLKGKGKKLANLSSTHPPITERIRILRSMAGGAGYADYQSAYEKVHGKKSSVLPQSALADKSAVPVLIPGQEEMAGAGQKSSRREFGDVVRAVNQYLFLFCAGCGLKIKVPPEFKKKQFPCPRCKTQIEVPLAEMATVGAVLESVDQGRQETQKDYDMVYRRKRSEWESFRCNCGKTIQLSPHFSGNYLDCSNCRRKIKIELPQI, encoded by the coding sequence ATGTGGGAGCTGATTCGTGCCAACCGGCGCAAGTCGATCGCGCTGTTTATTGTCATGGGGCTGATGCTTATGGTCCTGGGGTACCTGATCGGTGAAGCCTACTGGCCCCGGGGCGGAGGAGTCGGCGGGCTGGCTGTAGCCCTGCTTGTATGGGGAATCTGGTCGCTCGTGGGCTATTTCGCCGGGGATTCGATCCTGCTGAAAAGTTCGGGGGCAAAGCAGGTAACTCCTGATGTCCACCCACAGCTTTTCAACGTGGTCGAGGAGATGAAAATCGCTTCCGGGCTGTCGCACATGCCCAAAGTCTATATAATCGATTCACCTGCGCCAAATGCCTTCGCCATCGGCCGCACACCAGAGAAATGTTCGATCGCTGTTACTGCCGGTCTTCTGGCTATACTCAATCGCGATGAACTCCAGGGTGTGGTGGCCCATGAGACAGCTCATATCCATAACCGTGATATCCAGTTCATGACCTATGCGGGAATTATGCTGGGCACGGTGGTTTTGATCTCGCACATGTTTTTGAGAAGCCTGTGGTTTTCAGGCGGACGCTCGAGCCGTTATCGTTCCAGGTCCGGCAACCGAAACAGCGGTCAGGGACAGGCGATTGTCATGGTCGTGGCGATAGTTTTCGCGATTTTAGCCCCGATTATGGCGCGCCTTTTGTACCTGGCAATTTCTCGCCGGCGGGAGTACCTGGCCGATGCTTCCGGTGCGCGTTTTACCCGTTACCCGGAGGGATTGGCTTCAGCCCTGGAGAAGATCTCCGGCTCAAAGGAAGACCTCAAGACCGCCAATAAGGTTACTGCCCCGATGTATATAGTCAATCCGCTCAAGGGGAAGGGCAAAAAGCTGGCCAATCTTTCGAGCACCCATCCGCCGATCACAGAGCGAATCCGGATACTGCGCTCGATGGCGGGCGGTGCGGGGTATGCCGATTACCAGAGCGCGTATGAAAAAGTCCATGGGAAGAAATCATCTGTACTGCCACAATCGGCTCTGGCAGATAAGTCAGCTGTCCCGGTCTTGATTCCCGGACAGGAGGAAATGGCGGGTGCCGGGCAGAAATCGAGCAGGCGTGAATTTGGCGATGTGGTCCGGGCGGTCAATCAGTACCTGTTTTTGTTCTGTGCCGGATGTGGCCTCAAGATAAAGGTTCCCCCTGAATTTAAAAAGAAGCAATTCCCCTGTCCAAGGTGCAAAACGCAGATAGAGGTCCCATTGGCGGAGATGGCCACCGTTGGGGCCGTGCTGGAAAGTGTTGACCAGGGCAGACAAGAGACTCAAAAAGATTACGATATGGTCTATCGTCGCAAGCGGTCTGAGTGGGAATCATTCAGGTGCAATTGCGGTAAAACTATCCAGCTCTCACCTCATTTCAGCGGGAATTACCTGGATTGTTCGAATTGCAGGCGGAAGATAAAGATCGAACTGCCTCAGATATAA
- a CDS encoding CBS domain-containing protein, whose protein sequence is MDETLVKNLMVPLEEYPQIDQDSSLFDAILALDRKRQQTPEGKQPHRAVLVRDSQGRIVGKIGELVFLTALEMKTDVLDELNSMAQDHIHADSMRSAIDNYQFLQEDFIDHFQRAFKLKVRDVMRPVANEALEETDTCHDALHKIVKYQTLSVLVTRRGTVVGVLRLSDLFEEVTEKVKALHDDSQK, encoded by the coding sequence ATGGATGAAACTCTTGTCAAAAACCTCATGGTTCCCCTCGAAGAGTACCCCCAGATCGACCAGGATTCTTCATTGTTCGATGCTATCCTGGCTCTCGATCGCAAAAGACAGCAAACACCGGAAGGCAAACAGCCTCACCGGGCTGTGCTGGTCCGTGACAGTCAGGGCAGAATCGTCGGCAAAATCGGTGAACTGGTATTTCTGACCGCGCTCGAGATGAAAACCGATGTACTCGACGAACTCAATTCGATGGCCCAGGATCATATCCATGCCGATTCGATGAGATCAGCAATTGACAACTACCAGTTTCTGCAGGAAGATTTCATCGACCACTTTCAACGGGCTTTTAAACTCAAAGTCAGAGACGTCATGAGGCCGGTTGCCAACGAAGCATTAGAGGAAACCGACACATGCCATGACGCCCTGCATAAAATCGTCAAGTACCAGACCCTCTCGGTTTTGGTGACACGCAGGGGTACAGTGGTCGGGGTGCTCAGGCTCTCCGACTTGTTCGAAGAAGTGACCGAAAAGGTCAAGGCATTACACGACGACAGTCAGAAATAA
- a CDS encoding response regulator: MEQKIKLLIVDDEVQFLDSIAQRLEMRGFDVTKAYSGKEALEAAEQGKFDLALLDLKMPEMSGKEVLEILKKEHKFIEVIMLTGHGSVDSAVECTKLGAFSYLSKPYDLDNLLEVLKDAYEARMKNKFKADKERLDKIMDLAKVSSPLGFLREIKKLDDEEK; this comes from the coding sequence ATGGAACAGAAAATTAAACTGCTGATAGTCGACGACGAGGTGCAATTCCTCGATTCGATCGCTCAGCGACTGGAGATGAGGGGCTTCGATGTCACCAAGGCATACAGCGGTAAGGAAGCACTCGAGGCGGCCGAACAGGGTAAGTTCGACCTGGCCCTTCTGGATCTAAAAATGCCAGAAATGAGCGGTAAGGAAGTTCTGGAAATTCTTAAGAAAGAACACAAATTTATCGAGGTTATCATGCTGACCGGACATGGTTCGGTCGATTCCGCGGTCGAGTGCACCAAGCTGGGAGCTTTCAGTTACCTGTCCAAGCCGTATGATCTCGATAATCTATTGGAAGTGCTCAAGGACGCTTATGAAGCACGTATGAAAAATAAGTTCAAAGCCGACAAAGAACGGCTCGATAAAATTATGGACCTGGCCAAAGTTTCCAGCCCGCTTGGGTTTTTACGCGAGATAAAAAAACTCGACGACGAAGAAAAATAA
- a CDS encoding ornithine cyclodeaminase family protein gives MPLLLSREDVIKVLNLSDCMQAVEKAFAEMANGTAVLPLRINITPPGGLALYMPAYLREMGALACKVVTVYKDNPTQHNLPVTIGKVLLQDPDNGDVTCIMDGGYLTAVRTGAVSGVATKHLARKSDNQVAAVFGAGVQAKMQLWAVSIARLLSKAYVYDVSAEAADNFASEMSGRLKIEIIKSDSPEKMIEEADIICTATSSSNPIFDGSKVKDGAHINGIGSHTPSARELDTKIIKRSKLIADSREACLNEAGDVMIPIKEGEIDEAHIHADLGEIVTGKKEGRTDEHEITLFKSNGLAIQDAATAKIVYDNALKNGVGSLVEL, from the coding sequence ATGCCGCTTCTGCTGTCACGTGAAGATGTAATCAAAGTCCTGAACCTGTCTGATTGCATGCAGGCCGTTGAGAAGGCGTTTGCCGAGATGGCTAACGGAACCGCTGTACTTCCATTGAGAATCAACATCACTCCTCCTGGTGGGCTGGCGCTGTACATGCCCGCGTACCTGCGGGAGATGGGAGCACTGGCCTGCAAAGTGGTTACAGTCTACAAGGATAATCCTACCCAGCATAATCTTCCGGTCACGATCGGTAAAGTACTTCTGCAGGATCCCGACAACGGCGATGTTACCTGTATCATGGACGGCGGTTACCTGACTGCTGTACGAACCGGTGCGGTCAGCGGTGTAGCGACAAAGCATTTGGCCCGCAAATCAGACAACCAGGTAGCGGCTGTTTTTGGCGCGGGAGTTCAGGCCAAGATGCAACTCTGGGCGGTGTCAATCGCAAGACTCCTATCGAAAGCTTATGTCTACGATGTTTCCGCCGAAGCCGCCGATAACTTCGCGAGCGAGATGAGCGGCCGCCTCAAGATAGAAATCATAAAATCCGATTCCCCTGAGAAGATGATCGAAGAAGCGGATATAATCTGTACCGCCACATCTTCATCCAACCCAATTTTTGACGGCAGTAAAGTAAAAGACGGCGCGCACATTAACGGAATCGGAAGCCATACCCCATCCGCCCGCGAACTCGACACGAAAATAATCAAGCGTTCGAAACTGATCGCTGACTCTCGCGAGGCCTGTTTAAACGAAGCCGGGGATGTTATGATCCCTATCAAAGAGGGTGAAATCGACGAAGCCCATATCCATGCTGACCTCGGTGAAATCGTAACCGGCAAAAAAGAAGGCCGTACCGATGAACATGAGATCACCCTGTTTAAGTCCAACGGCCTGGCTATTCAGGATGCCGCCACGGCTAAAATCGTCTACGATAATGCTTTGAAAAACGGCGTCGGCAGTCTCGTGGAATTATAG
- a CDS encoding response regulator — protein MARVMLVDDEVQFRESMAKRLKMRGYDIVDVGTGEEAIKIARNDSDLEVAVLDLKMPGMSGDQVLKDIKEFRPALQVIMLTGHGSVQSAMEIGRLDAFRYLEKPCDIDKLVEVIEEAREAKVHAMERHEIPRVIKGSRWKWLVGSHNHRPGVILLGLLLFALIAFGPTPDRMLQILSAEKTGQLSDPHQGYSGYSKMEKGTSIAKYYGEQYKVGPSKVNEKGKRIYDQLTPKQTASRAKIMLGILVVAALFWASGAVPIGITAILVGVGMYFLGVLRPDDIAKAYAKDAVIFIFGVLAISIAISKTGLDRRIGLLLLSPAKNLRKLLFIFLPLLGVACSFVSEHALIAFVMPLFMMVYAYSTREANVKQDRALAVMFALSLCFVANCGGPGSPAAGGRNAVMLGILADYGIAPSFGEWVVYGLPYVPVMALVIATYFFFMFRKKIKVKQLDVSSIVKRASEKIGPMNSREYITAAVLVGLILLWITTSDIFGMGGPVLLAIVLLNIFKILRWKDIATIPWDVVALYASAAALGKGLAVTGAALYLADSFISILPSFMQSGEGLAIATSLFTGITTNFMSDGATVSAIGPITVPMASISGTHPWMVGLATAFASSFAHMMIIGTPNNAIAYTLAKDPVTGEQLVKLSDFLKHGAAILVLSLIVMWFWVFLGYWRFVGFPS, from the coding sequence ATGGCCAGGGTAATGCTTGTAGATGATGAAGTTCAGTTCCGCGAATCGATGGCCAAACGGCTCAAGATGCGCGGATACGATATTGTCGATGTCGGCACGGGCGAGGAAGCGATCAAGATCGCCCGTAACGACAGTGATCTCGAAGTTGCCGTGCTGGATTTGAAGATGCCAGGTATGAGCGGGGATCAGGTGCTCAAGGACATCAAGGAATTTCGCCCCGCACTCCAGGTGATTATGCTGACCGGTCACGGATCAGTGCAGTCTGCCATGGAGATCGGAAGGCTGGATGCATTCCGCTACCTCGAAAAACCCTGCGATATCGACAAACTCGTGGAGGTGATCGAGGAAGCCCGTGAGGCCAAAGTCCATGCCATGGAGCGTCATGAAATACCCAGGGTGATCAAGGGCTCGCGGTGGAAATGGCTGGTCGGCTCGCACAACCACAGGCCGGGGGTCATCCTGCTGGGGCTTTTGCTGTTCGCCTTGATTGCTTTCGGTCCTACGCCGGACAGGATGTTGCAGATCCTGTCGGCCGAGAAGACCGGACAGTTGAGTGATCCGCACCAGGGCTATTCCGGCTACTCAAAAATGGAAAAAGGTACGAGTATCGCCAAGTATTATGGTGAACAATATAAGGTCGGCCCCTCGAAAGTAAACGAGAAAGGTAAAAGAATCTACGATCAGTTAACCCCCAAACAAACCGCCTCCCGCGCCAAGATTATGCTCGGTATCCTGGTTGTGGCCGCTCTCTTCTGGGCCTCCGGGGCGGTACCGATCGGAATTACGGCCATCCTGGTCGGAGTTGGTATGTACTTTCTGGGGGTTCTCAGGCCGGACGATATCGCCAAAGCCTATGCCAAGGACGCGGTAATATTTATCTTTGGCGTTCTGGCAATTTCGATCGCCATATCGAAAACCGGTCTCGATCGACGCATCGGCCTGTTGCTGTTATCACCAGCCAAGAATCTCCGTAAACTGCTGTTTATATTCCTGCCCCTTCTGGGAGTGGCCTGTTCATTCGTCTCCGAACATGCCCTGATTGCTTTCGTGATGCCACTGTTTATGATGGTCTACGCCTATTCCACGAGAGAGGCGAATGTCAAACAGGATCGCGCGCTGGCTGTCATGTTCGCTTTATCATTATGTTTTGTGGCCAACTGTGGTGGCCCCGGTTCACCCGCGGCAGGCGGACGTAACGCGGTCATGCTGGGTATTCTGGCCGATTACGGTATTGCACCCTCATTTGGCGAATGGGTCGTCTACGGTCTCCCGTACGTTCCGGTCATGGCGCTGGTGATCGCGACCTACTTCTTCTTCATGTTCAGAAAGAAAATCAAAGTCAAACAGTTGGATGTCTCTTCGATCGTCAAGCGTGCGTCTGAAAAGATCGGGCCGATGAACTCCAGGGAATACATTACAGCCGCGGTTTTAGTCGGGTTGATCTTACTCTGGATCACCACCAGTGATATCTTTGGTATGGGCGGTCCAGTACTGCTCGCTATCGTGCTTTTAAATATTTTCAAGATCCTGCGCTGGAAGGATATCGCCACCATCCCCTGGGACGTCGTCGCTCTCTACGCTTCAGCGGCGGCACTCGGAAAGGGACTGGCGGTTACCGGCGCGGCCCTGTACCTGGCCGATTCGTTTATCAGCATCCTGCCGAGCTTCATGCAGTCGGGTGAGGGTCTGGCAATCGCCACCAGCCTGTTTACCGGTATTACCACTAATTTCATGAGCGACGGCGCGACAGTTTCAGCGATCGGGCCGATCACTGTGCCGATGGCTTCGATCTCCGGTACTCATCCCTGGATGGTCGGGCTGGCGACCGCTTTTGCATCTTCGTTTGCACACATGATGATTATTGGCACACCCAATAATGCCATCGCCTACACCCTGGCCAAGGATCCGGTCACCGGCGAACAACTGGTCAAGCTGAGCGATTTCCTGAAACACGGAGCCGCAATACTTGTGTTATCATTAATTGTGATGTGGTTCTGGGTCTTTTTAGGGTACTGGAGATTTGTCGGATTTCCATCATAG
- a CDS encoding LemA family protein, giving the protein MLGYIIVIGLIIVAAMFVIGAYNSLVRLRNQVKNSWSQIDVQLKRRHDLIPNLVETAKGYMKHERETLENITEARSKAMGADSVKEASKAESELSGAVSKFFVVVENYPDLKANQNFLSLQEELTSTENKIAFARQSYNDQVLFFNNKIQMFPSNVIAGMFNFKEADYFEVETQAERDVPKVDFGD; this is encoded by the coding sequence ATGCTCGGTTACATTATTGTCATTGGGCTGATCATCGTGGCGGCGATGTTCGTGATCGGTGCTTACAACAGCCTGGTCCGACTGCGAAACCAGGTCAAGAACTCCTGGTCGCAGATCGATGTCCAGCTCAAGCGTCGTCACGACCTGATACCCAATCTGGTCGAAACCGCCAAGGGCTACATGAAACATGAGCGTGAAACACTCGAGAATATCACCGAGGCCCGCTCGAAAGCGATGGGGGCGGATTCGGTCAAGGAAGCTTCGAAAGCTGAAAGCGAGTTGAGCGGGGCGGTCAGTAAATTCTTCGTGGTCGTCGAAAATTACCCGGACCTGAAAGCAAACCAGAACTTTTTGTCTCTCCAGGAGGAGTTGACCTCGACCGAAAACAAGATCGCCTTTGCACGGCAGTCATACAATGACCAGGTGTTGTTTTTCAATAATAAAATCCAGATGTTTCCCTCAAACGTCATCGCCGGCATGTTCAACTTTAAAGAAGCTGATTATTTCGAGGTCGAAACCCAGGCTGAACGGGATGTGCCGAAAGTAGATTTCGGTGATTGA